ACAATATTGCACCAGAATAGTGTTTTTGACCGTTTTGAGCCGCATGAATAGCGATAGACGTAACTACAGACGGTAATAAAACAATCCGCCCCTTACAGTGTTATGTGTATGAAGTCCGCTAACTAGTACCTTGTGCTTGTTGTATGTCAGGTCTGACCTCACGTAAGGATCGCTGACCAGTCTCTCACAGGAGATGATCATATATGATATATGTTGAGCCGTGTGTCCCGAATATATGCCCCGCCCTCTTAGCATAAAGTTGCATGGGGGGGGCACATTGAAAATTCACTGCAAACCTGTAATAATTTGGATGTTGGTTCACTGAGCCTCGTGCAGTAGTTTAGTAAATGTCCCCCCTTGTATATAGGTTATGTACTGTAGGGATATTTCTTCTATCTGGGTTATCAGTGTTGCAGGTTGTTCTGCTGATTTGAAAGATGAAAGATAAAATTGATTTAATTTCCCTTCTCTCAGACCCGTCCGGTGTGTAATTATATATTGACGTGTGTTACTCTGTAGGGGGAAATGTCATTTCAGTAGAGGCTGAAGTTTTATAATGGATTTAAATCTATTTGTATCGCATGAATATAAAACCACTATCTCTGGCTtagagggcatgctgggacttgtagttccacaatagccgCAGAACCTGATCTATATGTCAGTACAATGATTGGCGACTTGGGATAATGTCAGTGGCATCATTTCTGCTTTACACCTAATTGTGGACGGACTTTAGTAACCTCTGTTCTCTTCCTCCAGCtctgttctcctggcatccgttcCTCATGTGTCTTGCGGTGAGTATGTcccatgtaatataatgtaatgtaataagtGTCTGTGTTATACGCAAGTGGAACCGGGGACGGTAGATCTCAAAATAAATGCAAGGACCCATGTATGTAAAAACAAGCCTAAATTCATAAAATTGCTAAAGAAGAACCTTACACAGGGTATATTTATATGAAAATGTTTAAATTGTTTCAACCCCCCCCCAATTACTTAAATGCCCTGAGTATAAGATTTGATGTTACTGTGCAGTAGAGGTCTATACACTGTGTATCCAGGTAGAACAAGGCTGATGTAGGCAGATCACACGTATTCATTTATCCACAGTTTTCTTTCTTCATGACGGAAGCCATCTTGGTTTTCTCCCCTGACTCCTCCCTGCTCCGCTCTTTTTCCCGGAAGGCCCGCGTACGGGCACATTGGCTCCTACAGCTGTTGTCCGTGCTGTGTGCGTTGTTAGGTGTGGGCATCATCTACTACAACAAGGTTCTACAAGGGAAGCCCCACTTCTCCACATGGCACGGGCTGGTGGGACTGCTGACCGTGGTCTGGGCCCTAATTCAGAACGTCGGAGGAATAACTTTATTGTAccccaagttggtgcagcgctgGACGCTGGCCACCCGCAAGCTGTATCACGCCACCTCTGGTCTCCTGGGCTACCTGCTGGGGTGCGTCAGCCTGTTGCTTGGCATGTGTTCCCTGTGGTTCAGCGCCTCGGTGGGTAGCATTACCTGGTACCTGTGTGCCCTCTGCCCGGTGATCACTGGCCTCGTTGTCATGGGCCAAGTCAGCAATGCTTACCTCTACCGCAAGAGGAACTAATCCGGGTGAGGAAAGGCAAAGCTTATTGTAAACGCGCATCTACGAGACAGGACTCCGGCTTCGACCACATGGTGGGAACGCCAAAATCCACCTGAAACGTGTTTCCGAAATACCAAGGATGTTATTGTCCATCTAACATCCCCCTGGAGAACGTGTTACAAGTCATCTCTAATCGTCCTCATGGTCCCCACGCCCTGATACTTGGTCAGTGTTCATAAACCTCATCCGTAAATCGAAATTAAAGGTGTAAACTGCAGCAGGACTGATGTAAATAAAGTGATTGTTTGTTTCTAAGTTTAAACCTTATGtctttctctcatttcattttaagaaccttaaaaatattttggataataaaaaacattataaCCTGTGaaattcagaatttttttttgctcatTCTTATAATATTGCCCCAAATCTTGTCTCTCGTTCAAATATGTGTTTTGTAAGAGTTATTTTCATGTGTACGTGTTACATGTTACTTCTGGTGTGTGGTTGGTTAGTTGGACTGCGCTGGTCACCTGCAGCCGCCAGAGATCAACCGTGTCCGACGCCAACAACGCTCAGATTTAATGCGTGTTATCAGCCTGCATTATAACAGGACATAGGTGACCCAGCTCTCAGGGGGTTCTGGGTAAAACGCAACCAGCTGTAGGCAGCGTTCTGACACCAAACTGGTACATATATGGTCCATGGGCCGATGCCGGAAGCTGTGAAGTCACcgatttatgggcagcacggtggctcagtgtttagcacttctgcctcacagcgctggggtcatgagttcaattcctgaccatggccttatctgtgtggagtttgtatgttctccccgtgtttgcgttggtttcctccgggtgctccggtttcctcccacactccaaaaacatactagtaggttaattggctgctttcaaaaattgaccctagtctgtgtgtctgtgtgtgttttagggaatttagactgtaagctccaatggggcagggactgatgtgaatgagttctctgtacagcgctgcggaatcagtggcgctatataaataaatgtcgatgatgatgtATCTGCACAGCATGGAAAACACTGACATCTGGAGCGGTCAGTAATGCTGTGGGATATCTGTGTAATCTCCCTGTTCTGTGCCAAGTGCATAAAATCTTACTATACACCAGACATTACTTACTGCTACTTCTCGTTTGTTTTAAAGAGAAACTAAGCCCcaaaaaatgactattttgctgAGTTAGTGGAGAAGTCAGTGTTACATGAATAGATACGTTTCCTATACCTTAGGTAAGATGGTAACCAGAACACACCAAGGGCGGCCCTCAAACATCAGccctaatctcagtaataagacaCCGCCTGTCATTAGAGGGGGCGACCTTATAACACACCTCTGACTAGAACATTATAACAGATATTCAGCACCTCCTGACACCAGATGCCGATATAGAGGTTTGACAGCTGCCGCATTGTAAGAGCGATACGTCCGGCCCACAGCCCTGTGCTGTTATATGATGGTAGAACGCCccaatgacttctaatatcctgatGTGTTACAGGAATGCAATATCCCATATATAGTACATATTATAATAAACCTATCCATCTACATCCACAAGCAAAATAACTTACTGGGGAGGTGCAACCTCAGAGAGTAATGACTATAAAGTTAGTCTGTGGGTTAATCCACTGAATACGTTACAGTTTAGATTATAAGgttattacaaaacattttggATAATACCCACCAGCATTTCCTATTGCTGTTTACTAGCGTTTGCAGACTTTCCAATGCGTTGAAAACAAGGAAACACACAGAAATGGAACACGCACCAGTACACAATACCGCAAAGGAACTCGATGCAAGTGAAATCAGTAATGGAGATGGTAACACTAGAATGATTTATGGCGTCAGACGCGTTTACATGCGTTTTACAAATGAGGTTATATCGCCTAAATTACCTCGTCCTTTGTTCAGAGAACTTCCTGGCGACTTCTAATATTCTTATACTTTATACCACACAATGCATtattaccttcatcatcatcatttatatagcgccactggttccgcagcgctgtacagaggacgcattcacatcagtctctgccccattggagcttacagtctaaattccctaatatagacacacacagacagacagagagggagacagacagagagatagagactagggtcaatttttgacagcagccaattaacctaccattatgtttttggagtgtgggaggaaacgagcacctaaacacagggagaacatacgaactccacacagataaggccatggtcgggaatcaaactcatgaccccagtgctgtgaggcagaagtgctaaccactgagccaccgtgctgccttataCAAATGATTCAGGTTTGTTGCTATGTTTGAAGTACTGCCTATTGTGTATTACTCTGCGCCTCGCACATTAACGAGTGGATGGGGTGTTATATAAACCTTATTGGCCGCTCGCTGTGAGAGCAGATAATCACACAGCATCACGTACAGGTGGTCGTCCAAACGCACCCACAGCGCAGAAGGGATCCGACTGCTGAGCCGATGACCATATTGAGATCTTGTCCAATATTATTACCCGTGTGTCCAATTCGGAAACTGATCCCGATGCCGGACAGCAGCAGAATAAACCTGTGTGGGGCCAGTATTAGTATTAGTGGCCCACAGCTGAGGGGTCTCATACACCAGGATCCCTGTAATTATTGTGACTGGAGACCTCTGCTGGAGAATGTCTGTAACTGCAGGAGACTAAAATAACAGCTAACTCCAGTCCAGCTAATCAGGAGGCGGCTGCCATCTCTTCAACAGCTTTACAGATCCTGCCCTGCACCAAGCACCAGGACCTCGCTGCAATTAGCAAGGGGTGGGGTGCCAATAAAGATAAAGTGGGGTGTAAATGTCCTCATTCCCGAAGATAGAAGATCCTCTTACCATATGCAGAAATATGATGCTCTCTATAGCATACCGGGCATCTACTGACATATATACAACGTAAACACTGGTCTCAGAATGACACCTCATTAATGTAATGACTTTCTGTGTTATCTCGGGCAGACTCCAGGCCCTCTGTGTTTCTGTTACACCCCTCGTCCTCTCCTCCTTCAGATGACAATAGGACAGGTGAGCAGGTAACATTATCTATCTTCAGTTACACAGAATAACAATGTCTGTATAAGGAGATGGGTCCAGCTTGAGTACACAATGCCCAGCAGACTGCAGCGTGGATACATCAATCGTACAATACAGGTCGTTTCTTTATGGAATATCATTTTGTCACCTACACCCGTAACCCTGAATGTCACAAACTGCTGGATAAATATTGTCTGCACATCTCACATGTGAAACACATTTTCTAGGCAGTGATTTAGGAATCATTGTTTCCATTCCCAAGTCCAACGTCAACATGAAGCCGGAATAACAGCAGCATCTGACATATAAAAGGATAAATGGCTGCGATGAGGAAATAATGAGCAGGATAATAGTCTGATACGTTTATTTCTCTCTCGGCTGCACATTATACTCTGTAATCCCAGCTTGTAAACATTCTCCTCTGTATGACAAAGTCGTCTCCTGGTACACGACCATCTGCCGCTGACTGTGCATCACTCGGCTGCGCTGTCCTGGGAATCTCATCCCATCTGTACTCGCCCTGATCACTGCGCTTGGCGGTCCCTGCATTACTCCCCTTCAGTTTACCTGTAACATATCTCCACCCTCATGTAATATAAGCTTTGCACGAGATATCCCCACTGCAGGTGACAAAAATCCTCACCCCCGACAAATCTAGTTCTGCCTCTACCTGGCTACTGTCAGGATGCCGAAcagcaaatatataatatataccttaCCATTTAGAGTATAAGCTCTTAGGGCCAGCGgcacaccttgggcctgattcattaaggagagaggcaaataaaaggagtacattttctcctggacaaaaccatgttacaatacaaggggtgcaaattaacttATTATcagttaaattctggctgttttttcatctagcgcacaaatagctgataactttatttgtacactgaaatataaagttgatacaAGATAtatcctaccccaattataagtctgccatcacattttaaatttatctccccctccaatgcaacatggtttagccaaggtgcaaaattgctcattttttttttgctttactttcctgaatgaatGTCCTCTTGTATTTAACTGTGTTGAGTACAATTTTCACCATTGCTTCAGAGCATGCTTAATAATGACATGTAGTCATAGGGGGATCTCCACCTTCAGGTCACCTTAATTTATTggacttttactaaatacactcATTTTTCTGTGATATATGCTCTTCAGCCAAGTGTTTGTATCATCAATGAGACATAGCTGCACATTAGATACAAATGTATCCATTGCAGAGACCACAGCAGAGCCGCCACCGGATGATATAACTACATGACTGAAGATATAAAACAATGTGTCTAGTAAAATAGGATTGAGGAGGATACTGGCGCATAGACACTACTGGGATAAAGTGCTGTATTGGAATCAGTAGAGATGTGACAGGTAAAGACCTCAGCAATGTATCGGTCTCTTATGTAAAATCATGGGATAAGGGTGATCTGATCCTATGTTTACTCTACAGAAAACTAACACAAGGCGCATACATAAACATGGTGAAATGACGGAGACATAACAAGGAGGAAGTAGGATGAAAATATACAGAAAAAGTATTTAATCAAAGGCCAAAGGCCTATCGGGGCTTCTAAACCCAAGTTGTGTCTCACGAGACCTGTAGAGAATTAGTCACTGCAGCGAGCTCAGCACATCTCACCCCACGTCCTAAACACAGGACTCATCCCCGGCGTAGCCACCCTGAGCTGCGGGAACACGGCAATAATCAGCGGCTTTCCTGCATCCGGAACGTGCGACCTCAGCCAACGTTATATAGTCACCATCAGCCCCTGTAACTAAGGGGTTACATGTGTATTACAGTACAACACACTCTACAGGATAGTGGTGGCTGGAGGTTACTAGTAATTAAAACAAAGGTTCCTAATACATCACAATGGGGTATTTACCTATTTTGTTGACTGACTCAATATTCAAGAGAACGGAGCCTCTTCATTCTCTAGGGGCTAATATATGAGTCCGTAATGTCCATTATAGGCTGTATTGTCATGGATAATAGCTCTGCCCACTGTAGTGACGGGTACAATGTGGGCCATGCCCTCAGGAGATGTGTGGCAGTCTAAACTCTGCTTCTACagttatatattcatattctacATATTTAATATCAGGATTGTGGCCACCTATACCACTTTCTGGGAGAGATGAAACGTTCCTGGATCTCGTCAGTCAacagagaaccaaacacaccgcTAAATCATTTCCAAAAAGATTTAATCCAGACAGAAAAAATATCAACATTTACATACCCCTGGGCCAGAAAACGAAACCGCtaagagataaaaataaaaaaggaaaagaagaagatTGTTCTCTCCCAAACGCCTCCGATCCCCACCCCTCATGCAGAGCAACGTGAGAAGTCGCAGGAGAACCCGGCTGCCTCTAGTTCATTGTCTCATCAGGGGCACTTCTCATACCACACCCTGCTCTGCTGCCAGCTGACGGCTGCTGGTACTCGTCATGGTCCAGCTTCTGCTCCAGTAGTGAGGAGAGGGCAGAGCGGAATGGGCATGGAGAGGGTGGAACAGGCCTGGATATAGTGAGGAGTAACAGGAGCAGAGCAGACACTTGCTGCAACAGGTGCGAAACAGACAGCAAACATTTGGTCCAGTACTTTCTGAAGCCCCGTCCAGCGCTGATCCACCGTGCGGGCAGCTGAATACCAACAGGAAGTGAAGGAACCATATGGGGTAGATATCTGTAGTGTTTACAGGTCCCTGCAGGACACAGACCCGCAGCAGTCACCCACCAGGCGCTGTGTGACAGACTGTGCTCACTGGTTGGTTACACCATGGGCGCCGTCAAACTTGTCTCCGAAACCACTGAAGTATCTGGATAACTTATTAAGGAGTTTTCCCGGGTGgcgtcctcctcctcttcctcctccatgcTTGGCCACGATGTCTGGTCTTCCACACGCTTCAGACGCTCATTCAGAGCCTTCAGGGCGAGCTGCCTGTATGTTGGCAAACAACAAATGGCAACAAGTAAGAACGGACTGTGACATCACTAcaatctgtattatatatatatatcccaccaTGGAGTAAAGGAAGATGTACGTCCGAAGACATCAATAGAAAGGACACCACAAAGCCACAGATTGGCTACGGATATTTACCCAGCCGTGAATTAACACCATGATTTCTCAGGACATTAATGCACAGAAGCAGTGCAACCAATCTGTGGCCTTGACCAATGTTTATGTACACGCAGCCTATCCCCTgactaggaacaagtgacattaCTGAGTCATGAACCATTGTGTGCCTACATAACAATCACCATTTCTTGCAAAACACTTATTTACCTTGTGTCTCATGTTTCATATTTGCTAATGACAATAACAGTTTATGCTAATGATACCTAGGAGACAGATTAAGCATGCTTTCTAgtaggttaaaaatagaattGGAAAGACATCTGCAACAGGCCAGCTCTGCTTCCAACTCTGTCTTCTAGACATCAGAGACGTGTGGTTTTATGTGGGAACTAGGAGAACACTTAATTAGCAGCAACTTTgtcaatttaatataaaaaaacagaatgAGGAGGATGTTAAATCTCAGTGATGAGCCTTCAGAATTGACGAGTTACAGGAATTTTTATACTATCTGCCACAGGGGCAATCTGACTACTGATATCATTAGTACACAGCACCCCCTGCAGGCAGTGAGAATATCTACCAGCATATTTCTCCCATTCATTTGGAGCATAGGATCTATTATAATTATCGCTACCCCTTTAATTCGTGCTACCAGCAGAGTTGCTGAAAGTGTCTCTAGAACGTGAACACAGTGATTCTAAAACACTAACATAATGGAGACTGACAAGGAACAGAATAAAGTGCAGCCGTCCTTGCCCAGCATCAGATCTCTTGCAGGAAAGCTTTCCCTGACATGGAGGGGACAGGATTAATGGAGCTGTAAGGAGCTATGAGCTCCAAGCCGCGGGCCGGAGCTTTCTTCCATTGCTTTTCTGGGCTTTCTTTCAAGGTCCCTTTCATTCTTCTATCCAGCGGGTGTTTATCCAGTGAGTAGTATCCCCCCTCCCGAACAGGCCGCTCTCAGGCTGGGACACTTTTACGGAGCAGCACTTGCCGCAGGGGACACTGACAAACCCGATTAATCATCTGCACAACGGCCTTATGCACAAGAAAAGATCAGCTGGACCGTGAACCAGACACCTCCGGGGCTGCCATAGAGGGACCGAGGAGTCTGCGTCCTGCACTCTCACACTCTCTAACTAGTAACGTGGGCAAAGCTACGTTGTAGGCAGCCAAGGACGCCCAATTCCCACAGTATTTCCAAACATCCCACAACTAAGCGACAGCAGCGCTAGGAGGAAATGGTGAAATGCATTCTAGCCCCTTTTGTTTTTCCAGTAGAATACgtttaatacagaaatataataacattttatacaTATTCCTACTGCAAGGATTCACATACATCTTGTAACCAGTTACATTTTACAGACTTCTTGTCCCTAGTCTCCCCGGATTCTCAGACACCCCTCTCCCACAAGTTAGCCCAGTT
This window of the Mixophyes fleayi isolate aMixFle1 chromosome 8, aMixFle1.hap1, whole genome shotgun sequence genome carries:
- the CYB561D2 gene encoding transmembrane reductase CYB561D2; translated protein: MAQSSDMDTRLQRTLRVISGAAAHLTAFIFTIYIFSVSQPGATLFSWHPFLMCLAFSFFMTEAILVFSPDSSLLRSFSRKARVRAHWLLQLLSVLCALLGVGIIYYNKVLQGKPHFSTWHGLVGLLTVVWALIQNVGGITLLYPKLVQRWTLATRKLYHATSGLLGYLLGCVSLLLGMCSLWFSASVGSITWYLCALCPVITGLVVMGQVSNAYLYRKRN